Proteins from a genomic interval of Leifsonia shinshuensis:
- the purH gene encoding bifunctional phosphoribosylaminoimidazolecarboxamide formyltransferase/IMP cyclohydrolase, producing MSGPRHDASLYRERDVVPIRRALISVSDKTGLLDLAATLAEAGVEIVSTGSTAQTIRDAGHAVTDVASVTGFPESLDGRVKTLHPAIHSGLLADLRLASHEEQLKDLGIEPFELVVVNLYPFVETVASGAVGNDVVEQIDIGGPAMVRASAKNHANVAIVVSPEDYAEVAKAVAAGGTSFDQRRALAAKAFAHTASYDGAVAAWFAGEAPSTADFAERFEVRAELKQTLRYGENSHQAAALYADPAGRGIAQATQLGGKEMSYNNYVDADAALRSAYDFTEPAVAIIKHANPCGIAVSDDIADAHRKAHECDPVSAYGGVIAANRTVTLAMAETVKGVFTEVLIAPDYEPEALELLQTKKNLRILRLPEGYARSVTEFRQLSGGVLVQDADRFDGFDSSGWTLVSGEEADAATRADLEFAWKACRAVKSNAILLAKDGASVGVGMGQVNRVDSCNLAVSRAGDRAAGSVAASDAFFPFADGPEILIAAGVAAIVQPGGSIRDEDVIAAAKAAGVTMYFTGERHFFH from the coding sequence ATGAGCGGACCCCGTCACGACGCCAGCCTCTACCGCGAACGGGACGTCGTCCCGATCCGCCGCGCGCTGATCTCGGTCAGCGACAAGACGGGCCTGCTCGACCTCGCCGCGACGCTGGCGGAGGCCGGGGTCGAGATCGTGTCGACCGGCTCCACCGCCCAGACGATCCGCGACGCGGGGCACGCCGTGACCGACGTCGCGAGCGTCACCGGCTTCCCCGAGTCGCTGGACGGCCGGGTCAAGACGCTGCACCCCGCGATCCACTCCGGCCTGCTCGCCGACCTGCGGCTCGCCTCGCACGAGGAGCAGCTGAAGGACCTCGGCATCGAGCCGTTCGAGCTCGTCGTCGTCAACCTCTATCCGTTCGTGGAGACCGTCGCCTCGGGCGCGGTCGGCAACGACGTCGTGGAGCAGATCGACATCGGCGGCCCGGCGATGGTGCGCGCGTCCGCCAAGAACCACGCGAACGTCGCGATCGTCGTCTCGCCGGAGGACTACGCGGAGGTCGCGAAGGCGGTCGCCGCGGGTGGGACGAGCTTCGACCAGCGCCGTGCGCTGGCGGCGAAGGCGTTCGCGCACACGGCCTCCTACGACGGCGCCGTGGCGGCCTGGTTCGCGGGCGAGGCGCCCTCCACCGCCGATTTCGCCGAGCGGTTCGAGGTGCGCGCCGAACTGAAGCAGACCCTCCGCTACGGCGAGAACTCCCATCAGGCCGCGGCGCTCTACGCCGACCCGGCCGGCCGCGGCATCGCCCAGGCGACGCAGCTCGGCGGCAAGGAGATGTCGTACAACAACTACGTGGACGCCGACGCGGCGCTGCGCAGCGCGTACGACTTCACCGAGCCCGCCGTCGCGATCATCAAGCACGCCAACCCGTGCGGCATCGCGGTCTCCGACGACATCGCGGACGCGCACCGCAAGGCGCACGAGTGCGACCCGGTCTCCGCGTACGGCGGCGTGATCGCGGCGAACCGCACGGTGACGCTCGCGATGGCCGAGACGGTCAAGGGCGTCTTCACCGAGGTCCTCATCGCTCCGGACTACGAGCCGGAGGCCCTGGAGCTGCTGCAGACCAAGAAGAACCTGCGCATCCTGCGCCTGCCCGAGGGCTACGCGCGGTCGGTGACCGAGTTCCGGCAGCTCTCCGGCGGCGTGCTGGTGCAGGATGCCGACCGGTTCGACGGCTTCGACTCCAGCGGCTGGACGCTGGTCTCCGGCGAGGAGGCCGACGCCGCCACGCGCGCCGACCTCGAGTTCGCCTGGAAGGCGTGCCGCGCGGTCAAGTCGAACGCCATCCTGCTCGCCAAGGACGGCGCCTCCGTCGGCGTCGGCATGGGCCAGGTGAACCGGGTGGACTCCTGCAACCTTGCCGTCAGTCGCGCGGGCGACCGCGCCGCGGGCTCCGTGGCTGCCTCCGACGCGTTCTTCCCGTTCGCCGACGGCCCCGAGATCCTGATCGCCGCCGGCGTGGCCGCGATCGTGCAGCCGGGCGGGTCGATCCGCGACGAGGACGTCATCGCCGCGGCGAAGGCGGCCGGAGTGACGATGTACTTCACCGGGGAGCGGCACTTCTTCCACTGA